A region of the Candidatus Neomarinimicrobiota bacterium genome:
TATATTTGACAGAGTTGGAGGAGCATGCTCCCAGAAATAAAAGGGATAAGCAAAGTACTATCAGTTGTTTGTAATATTTCATAGTGACCCTATTCAAAGAGGCGTTTGGCAAAAATAAAGCGTTGAGTCAGGTTCTTGGCATAGTCGGGATGATCAGGATCCATACTTTGGATCTGAACCCCGGAACCCAGACTGTGGATCACTTTGTTATTCCCCAGGTAGATCGCTGTGTGGGTTACCAATCGCCGACTTCCTTCGAAAAAGAGCAGGTCACCGGGAAGCATGGCCTCTGTCCAACCCGGCAAACCGATAATGCGCCCGAGATTGGCCATCTCATCAGTATCACGGGGGAGGTATAGGTTATTCAAAGCATAGCTCTGCATGACAAAACCGGAACAGTCAACTCCATCAGCAGAACGGCCACCCCAGACGTATGGCAAGCCCATATATTGTTCAGCCGAGGCAACAATAGCTGCTCGTAAGGGATTTGAAGCAGGATCAACCACAGAGTAATATGCCGGTGAAATATTTAATTGAGAGCCGTCGGCCAGCAGAACATGATCATCACCCAGGGAGGGGAGACGCGAACCCATTTGGATATCCAGCCCACTGTCAAGGTTGAATTTCCGGGTGAAAACAGCTTGCTTGCCAACCTGGTACTGACTCCATTCTTTCAGAGTTACCGGTCGCAGAGCCGTTTTCGGAATATATCCCAAATATCCTACTGAGGATTGAACCTGAATATAGGGGTCTGCATCGCGGATCAACCGCACAGGCTCACCATACAGCATTTCAGTGCCTTCCTGTTTGACATCAACTGGTTGCTTACGCCCCATGACATAAGATTTGGTGATAATACCGTAAGCCAGATCATCTTCAAATGGTTCAGGTAGGTAGATCACCTGATCGATAATTTCATATTTATAGCCTGCTTTTTTCAATTTTCTGATAATTCCAGATACAGGTCTCTTGAAGAAAGCATGCCCTTTGAGAATAATGGTCTCTCCCTGAACTTCAGCAGAGATCGTTTGATACCACAGACGCTGATCCAGGTAAAAATCAGCATTTGCCTGCGCAATGATCTCCTGAATATCAAGGGACTGTTTTCTGGATTTGGTATGCGCACAGCCTGAAATGATGGAAAGCATGACAAAGATCAGCAAAAGATATTTGAGGAATGGTATAATAAATCGCATGTATAGACTCCTGGTTTTTTATAGGCAGATGAATCAGCGTGAAAGTAAATCCAAATCTTAAAGGATTTGCAATGAAATGATTCAATAAATGATTATTTTCACCAGACATATCACAGCATGAAATATGAAAGTCTTATGAATACTAATGAAGATTGTGTTTTAGCTGTCGATAATGAGGTTGGTAACTTCCCCGACCTATGGGGAACATTACATAACTGAAACAGCTTATTAAAAACGGTCTATCAACCAGGTACGAATAGGGAGGTCGTAAGTGTTAAAATATGATGATCAGTCCATAGTAAACTCCTCGAAAAAGAGGATCCTGGTTGTTGAAGATGATATCCAGATGTCGAAGTTCATCCAGTTCAAGTTGGATTATCTGGGCTATGAAGTAGTGGGTGATGCAGTTAATTGCGAACAAGCCCTGCAGCGATCGCAGATGTTGAAACCGGATCTGGTACTCATGGATATCATGTTGAAGGGAAGTGAGGATGGAATAGAAACCGCTCAGAAGATCATTGATCTTCAGCATGTCCCCATCATCTACCTCACAGCTCATGAAGATGAGATCCTCTTTGATCGAGCCAAGATCACAGAACCATTTGGCTATTTGATCAAGCCCTTTAATGATCGCGATCTTCGAATTGTAATTGAGACATCATTATATCGTCATGCTCAGGACAAGCGGATCAAAAAGGCGCTTCAGGATGTCCGGAATATCATTAATAGCACAATATTTATCATGATCACTTATGATCTGGAAGGACACATAATTGAGTTTAACAAGAAGGCTGAAGATATTTTCGGACTTAAGCGTAAGCTTGCGAAAAAGCGATTGATAACAACTCTTTTAAATGATCAGGCGGATGGCACCGTTTTGCTCGATGGTGATCCATTGGCAATTTGCCAGCATGAAGAGGTCAGTTTTAAGGATGAAACCGGGAATGCTTTTTTGTGTTTGGTTATTCTGTCGCCATTGCAGGGATCAGATGATTCAATACAAGGGCGCTTATTAGTTGCCCAGCCAATATAGGTCAGGAAAGTAGACGCAGGATTATTTATTGTTTTCGGGAGCCTGGAAAAGCTTGTATCAGGAGTGCTGTTTCAGTGCATCTTATTGAATTAGCGAAATTTAAAAAACCACGAAACAATTAATCCCGGCGGTTACACTCCGTCACAGTAATGTCAAGATTTTCGAGAGGGAGGAATAATCATGCAATTATTGGTTTGGGAAGATCGATTCAGTGTCGGTATCCGTGAGTTTGATCAGCATCACAAGATCTTGTTCGAGATGATCAATACGCTGATCATTGCCAGAGATAACCGGAGTGATCATGCTGTGATCAAGCGAACCCTGGATCAGTTGGTTCAGTATACCATTTTCCATTTTACTGCAGAAGAATCCTTGATGAGGCACTTCGGTTTTGATGGATTGCCAGAACATGAACGTGAGCATGCTGATCTTTTAAAACAGGTTCAGGTATACCAGGAGAAAGTGATAAAAAAGGATGCGATCTCACTTGACGAGCTATTGAACTTTTTGGCTGATTGGCTGCTTAACCACACCCTGGGTATTGATCAAGAATACGGTCCTTTCCTGAGCCACTATACTGATTGAAGGATTGTTTGGAATACTGAGACAGTAAAATCAGGTTAAACTGATTTTAGAAACCTTTTATACCAATTGGTATTACTCCCGGTGCAGACTATTTTTTAAC
Encoded here:
- a CDS encoding NlpC/P60 family protein, which translates into the protein MRFIIPFLKYLLLIFVMLSIISGCAHTKSRKQSLDIQEIIAQANADFYLDQRLWYQTISAEVQGETIILKGHAFFKRPVSGIIRKLKKAGYKYEIIDQVIYLPEPFEDDLAYGIITKSYVMGRKQPVDVKQEGTEMLYGEPVRLIRDADPYIQVQSSVGYLGYIPKTALRPVTLKEWSQYQVGKQAVFTRKFNLDSGLDIQMGSRLPSLGDDHVLLADGSQLNISPAYYSVVDPASNPLRAAIVASAEQYMGLPYVWGGRSADGVDCSGFVMQSYALNNLYLPRDTDEMANLGRIIGLPGWTEAMLPGDLLFFEGSRRLVTHTAIYLGNNKVIHSLGSGVQIQSMDPDHPDYAKNLTQRFIFAKRLFE
- a CDS encoding response regulator; the protein is MLKYDDQSIVNSSKKRILVVEDDIQMSKFIQFKLDYLGYEVVGDAVNCEQALQRSQMLKPDLVLMDIMLKGSEDGIETAQKIIDLQHVPIIYLTAHEDEILFDRAKITEPFGYLIKPFNDRDLRIVIETSLYRHAQDKRIKKALQDVRNIINSTIFIMITYDLEGHIIEFNKKAEDIFGLKRKLAKKRLITTLLNDQADGTVLLDGDPLAICQHEEVSFKDETGNAFLCLVILSPLQGSDDSIQGRLLVAQPI
- a CDS encoding bacteriohemerythrin is translated as MQLLVWEDRFSVGIREFDQHHKILFEMINTLIIARDNRSDHAVIKRTLDQLVQYTIFHFTAEESLMRHFGFDGLPEHEREHADLLKQVQVYQEKVIKKDAISLDELLNFLADWLLNHTLGIDQEYGPFLSHYTD